The DNA region CTTCGGCACAGACACTGTTAGAAACCAGGTGACGAGTGTTTCCAGAACAAATAAGTGCCGCTTGAGGAATCAGTGACAGGGCATCAgttaaaaatatattcatatcaACAACAGATGGCTCATATTCAAATCAACAGAAGTCAGAAGTTTAAGTGCAGCTCTCTTATTTTTCAATGCTGAAACAACAAGTGTAACATGTCATCAAttatgatgatgtcatgtgaaAATCCCTGTTCCCATTCCCAGTGGGAAACATGGACATTAGCCTTAGGGCTTTATtatgacatttctgttttgttgtcttgtttgaaaagATCTAAtacaatcaatcagtcaatcaataaaAATTCCTGTTGTGAGAAATGGAAATGTACTAGCTgacatttgtatgtgtgtgtgtgtgtgtgtgtgtgtgtgtgtagaccaTCAGGCTAATCTGCGGTTTGTTTAGCCAGAGCCGAGGCCATGTTGGTGATGTCTGTTTGAAGAGCAGGGTCTTCACTCCCGCTGCCGTTTCGACAgccagctttcatttaaggctccATCCAGTTACatgtaatgaaaaataaacagacGCCTCAGTAGCCGGTGTCTTTGTGCCTGGGAGCGCAATGTGGAGCCAGAGTGCGATTTCTTTGCTCGATTGGCGATGCTCAGCAGGGCGGAGTGTCTCTCAGGGCATTCAGCATCTTTGCACAGCAGCAGGAATAGCAGCCAGTTCAAATTAAAACTCTTATTTCTACATTTTGCTGCTCGCAGAGTGGATATCAGAGCAGGGCAATTAAAGTTGACTGACGCAAACTCAACACCTCTTGGCATGATACAAGTGGGAGATTAGATAAATGGATTTTACTCACTGCGGCAGTGTGCAGCAAATTATTTTCCTTCCTGTCGTTTCTTATTCCCTAATCGTGGATTTAACGACCAAATTAATCAGAGAAAACAAGCAATATTCTTTCTTGtaacaatataaaaaatattttgtcacaTTACTTCCAtttttggaaaagaaaaaataccaaaaaaatctACTTTTAATTTGTTGAATTcttctgaagaaaaataaataggcTGTCATCTTATCAGATTTACACGGACAAACAACACCCGCTGACAGAttataatacaaaaaaacaccGAGTTCATTTGAGACCCTTTGAGAAAGCTCCAGGGCTGACTGGCAGCTGTCCATGACCGCAGCTGGAATGCAGTGTGCGTCTCAGGGGTCAGAAGTGCTCAGGGACCGTGGGATGATGGGTGTTTTGGATGAGGAGGGGAGGCCACGGGGTCACGAGGGCTTTCTGGCCCTGCGAGGTGACAAGGGAGTGGATTCTCGCTGCGAGCGCTTGTTGTTCCCACTGTacagagaggagatggaggtgTTGGTGGGGGCCTGCGGGTGAGGCAGAGAGCGGCGAGGATACAGCGGGCCCCCTCTGAGCAGCACGACATCCCGCACGGCGCCGCGGAAAGGCTTACTTACGAAGCAGTAGAGAAAGAAGTTGACGGCCGTGTTGAGCATGGCCAGCATGTTGGACAGGTCGTAGGCCAGGTGGACGCGCCAGTCTCGGTGAACTGAGGACACGTACAGGTGGTAGATGACCACCACAGTCCTGGGGGCCCACAGCACGGAGAACACAGAGGTGATGGCGAGCAGCATGGCTGTGGTTTTCCCAAGTCGCCGAGGAGGCGCAGACTTCGGCCCGTGCTCCTCCTGGCAACTGTGCTGCCTCTGCCTCACCCTCAGCGTGTGAATTATCAAAGAGTTCAACACTAAGAAGATGCTGCAGGGCAGGAAGTAGATGATAATGACATGAGTCCATATGAGGACGGTGTCCAGGGCTGTGGGTGGGTGGCTGTTCCTCCACATGTCCGACCACCAGAAGAAGGGCACGCCCGATACAAAAGACATCACCAGGACCACCGCGATGATCTTCCTGGCCCGGGCCGGGTAGCTGATCTGGCGATGGAGGAGGGGGTGGCACAGCGCCACATAGCGGTCCACAGTGAGGGGCACGGTGGACCAGATGGAGGCGTGGTTGGCAGCGAACTCGGCAGCACTGACGGAGTGCAGCAGGAGCGCGGGGACATCACGGTGAAAAACTGCCGTCTCCAGCAGGAAGCCAACAAAGATGATGAAGAGCTGGGAGAGAATATCTGAGCCCGTCACTGCCAACAGGTAGTAATACAGAGCTTTCTTTGTGCGGCATGCCAGTCTGGATAACGCCACGGCTGTGAGGATGTTcactgacagagacaaagacagaaaaataaacagaagtAGAAAATTAGATCATATTATCTGCTATTTATCACCCAGTTAAAGGTAGATTAACCAAACTGAATTATGTTGATAAAGCTACTGCTACTCTGTGAAGCTAGGCAAGGCTATTA from Epinephelus fuscoguttatus linkage group LG20, E.fuscoguttatus.final_Chr_v1 includes:
- the gpr142 gene encoding probable G-protein coupled receptor 142 is translated as MIDSSNVTASSPQELGVKPEELQKSKCVLGFIPVIYYSVLLCVGVPVNILTAVALSRLACRTKKALYYYLLAVTGSDILSQLFIIFVGFLLETAVFHRDVPALLLHSVSAAEFAANHASIWSTVPLTVDRYVALCHPLLHRQISYPARARKIIAVVLVMSFVSGVPFFWWSDMWRNSHPPTALDTVLIWTHVIIIYFLPCSIFLVLNSLIIHTLRVRQRQHSCQEEHGPKSAPPRRLGKTTAMLLAITSVFSVLWAPRTVVVIYHLYVSSVHRDWRVHLAYDLSNMLAMLNTAVNFFLYCFVSKPFRGAVRDVVLLRGGPLYPRRSLPHPQAPTNTSISSLYSGNNKRSQRESTPLSPRRARKPS